One Corvus moneduloides isolate bCorMon1 chromosome 24, bCorMon1.pri, whole genome shotgun sequence DNA segment encodes these proteins:
- the CSRP1 gene encoding cysteine and glycine-rich protein 1 produces the protein MPNWGGGKKCGVCQKAVYFAEEVQCEGNSFHKSCFLCMVCKKNLDSTTVAVHGEEIYCKSCYGKKYGPKGYGYGQGAGTLSTDKGESLGIKYEEGQPHRPPNPNAARMAQKVGGADGCPRCGQAVYAAEKVIGAGKSWHKSCFRCAKCGKSLESTTLADKDGEIYCKGCYAKNFGPKGFGFGQGAGALIHSQ, from the exons ATGCCaaactggggaggagggaagaagtgTGGGGTGTGCCAGAAGGCCGTGTACTTCGCTGAGGAGGTGCAGTGTGAAGGGAACAGCTTCCACAAGTCCTGCTTCTTGTGCA TGGTCTGTAAGAAGAATTTGGACAGCACTACTGTGGCCGTGCATGGCGAGGAGATCTACTGCAAGTCCTGCTACGGGAAGAAGTACGGCCCCAAGGGCTACGGCTacgggcagggagcagggacccTGAGCACTGACAAGGGCGAGTCCCTGGGAATCAAATACGAAGA GGGCCAGCCCCACCGACCCCCCAACCCCAACGCAGCCAGGATGGCCCAGAAGGTGGGAGGAGCTGATGGGTGCCCCCGCTGTGGCCAGGCCGTGTACGCGGCCGAGAAGGTCATCGGAGCTGGGAAG TCCTGGCACAAGTCCTGCTTCCGCTGTGCCAAGTGTGGCAAAAGCCTGGAGTCCACCACCCTGGCAGACAAAGATGGAGAGATCTACTGCAAAG GTTGTTACGCCAAGAACTTCGGTCCCAAGGGCTTTGGCTTCGGGCAGGGCGCCGGGGCACTGATTCACTCGCAGTGA